One Vicugna pacos chromosome X, VicPac4, whole genome shotgun sequence DNA window includes the following coding sequences:
- the SLC25A6 gene encoding ADP/ATP translocase 3 — protein sequence MTEQAISFAKDFLAGGIAAAISKTAVAPIERVKLLLQVQHASKQIAADKQYKGIVDCIVRIPKEQGVLSFWRGNLANVIRYFPTQALNFAFKDKYKQIFLGGVDKHTQFWRYFAGNLASGGAAGATSLCFVYPLDFARTRLAADVGKSGKEREFKGLGDCLVKITKSDGVRGLYQGFNVSVQGIIIYRAAYFGVYDTAKGMLPDPKNTHIVVSWMIAQTVTAVAGVVSYPFDTVRRRMMMQSGRKGADIMYRGTLDCWRKIFRDEGGKAFFKGAWSNVLRGMGGAFVLVLYDELKKVI from the exons ATGACGGAACAGGCCATCTCCTTCGCCAAGGACTTCCTGGCCGGAGGCATCGCCGCCGCCATCTCCAAGACGGCCGTGGCCCCGATCGAGCGGGTCAAGCTGCTGCTGCAG GTGCAACATGCCAGTAAGCAAATCGCGGCCGACAAGCAGTACAAAGGCATCGTGGACTGCATCGTGCGCATCCCCAAGGAGCAGGGCGTGCTGTCCTTCTGGAGGGGCAACCTGGCCAACGTCATCCGCTACTTCCCCACGCAAGCCCTCAACTTCGCCTTTAAGGACAAGTACAAGCAGATCTTCCTGGGGGGCGTGGACAAGCACACGCAATTCTGGAGGTATTTCGCTGGCAATCTGGCCTCTGGAGGCGCGGCCGGAGCCACCTCCCTCTGCTTCGTCTACCCGCTGGATTTCGCCAGAACCCGCCTGGCAGCCGACGTGGGGAAGTCCGGCAAGGAGCGGGAATTCAAAGGCCTTGGAGACTGTCTGGTGAAGATCACCAAGTCTGATGGCGTCCGAGGCCTGTACCAGGGCTTCAACGTCTCCGTGCAGGGCATCATTATCTACCGGGCCGCCTACTTCGGCGTGTATGACACCGCCAAAG GCATGCTCCCCGACCCCAAGAACACCCACATCGTGGTGAGCTGGATGATCGCGCAGACGGTGACGGCCGTGGCCGGCGTGGTCTCCTACCCCTTCGACACCGTGCGCCGGCGGATGATGATGCAGTCGGGCCGCAAAGGAG CCGACATCATGTACAGGGGCACCCTGGACTGCTGGCGCAAGATCTTCAGAGACGAAGGGGGCAAAGCCTTCTTCAAGGGCGCCTGGTCCAACGTCCTGCGCGGCATGGGCGGCGCCTTCGTGCTGGTCCTGTACGACGAACTGAAGAAGGTCATCTAG